The genome window CATCCTTTTTTATGTCAGCGTCTCACATACTTTGAAACATACGACGTAATTGGTCGGTTGTTTCTTTTTGCATTTATAGGAAAAAGCAAATCTAAGAAGGCAAAGCATGCGTCTGCTGTGGAGCCGCTGCAGGAAGGCGAAGAGGTGACGGACACGGCGGGAAAGAAGTGGAAGCTGGTGAAACTGCTGAGTCAGAGCACCACAGAGCTGCTGTACGAAGGTGAGACTGGCAGTGGAAATACTGGTTTATATTCAAATTACATTTCAGGTAAAagataaggattattattatacagAAGTATTTATTCAAATTTTGAACAAACTATTCCGACTTGTCTTTCAGTCTTTCATTTACAATATAGCTGTTTAACGGAAACTATATTCTAAATAGATATGCTAGATATATAAAATGGTTAAATTATGTAGTTTTAGTGTTACCTCTTCTTATGAGACTCTTCTTTTTGTTTCCATTTCAAAAAGTATCCTGGGTCCGGGTAGCTTGAATAAAGCCTTACAAAGAGAGGGCTAGTTTGGCAGTCCTTCAACAGGATAACACAATTACAAATCTAAATGTAAAGTAAAAAGATCCTGTATtggcacaaaataaatataatttctttttttctttttttcagttTTGCAAATAGATTCACGATCCAATTCCAAGGAATCAAATCACATCCTCAAGCTGGTAAGTGCCGCCTGAACAGACGTGGTACATTTGAAGGTTTTATAAATACTCATATGTGGGACTGCAGTGCCATAAAGGAAGAACCAATCGCTCCCTCACTTTGTATTCGTCAGGGAATGTATTGTTCTGATTTGTTATGTATTTCCCGTAAACGTCCTTGATAACATCATCACGTTTATCTTTCTTTGTGTTAGGGAGCTAAAGATGGCAGAATCTTCACTGAGCAGAACTTTCTGCAAAGAGCTGCTAAACCTGTGTCAGGTGAGGTTTTATTGTGTTTCAAgttcatacatttattttatttacaaaaACAATGTTAATGTTGCCTGTAAACGAAGTGGTGATTTTCTATGGATATGAAGGGCCAGGGTAGTCCTACCATGGTTCTTATTTATCTAATGATCATTACGAGAGGAACActtttatttgaaatgaatAGCAGCATTTATCACAGTTGATGAGATAGAGAGATGAGATATTGAAAGTCAGAAGGAGAACCACTAACAATAAGTCAGTGGTAACGGTTCTGGCAGTTTGTCATGTGATGTAGTTTCACAATGTCACttacaaatatgtttccttCATTTCTTAATCCATTTAGAGGAAAGCAGAAGTTGTTGAAAAGAGATTTATTTTCAACGGGAGCATCTTGAATCCTGCTTCATGTGTAAACCACATATCAATCATGTCAAAGCAAAATTGGCTAAGACTGTAGCAACATTGGGGGAAGTCAAGACACATTCTGGGCCACTAATACACTCATATTGCCATATTGGAGTAACTGTGTTGAGATTTTGGGAAATACTTACAAAACCAACCTCCAGCCATTATGTATATTACCAAAAAGAGCAATAAGAATGATCAACAATCTTAGATATCTTGAACACAACAATTCATTATTCTTAAAGCCAGATACACTGAAGTTCAGGGATGTGGTTGAATTTGAACCTACACAAATCATGTACAAAGCAAGACTTAATCTACTCCCAGGTAATATACAGAACATGTTTATGGAAAGACAGGGGAGGGATCATTTGAGAGGAGAACTTGTATAAAAATCTGTACGGTGATTTTGTGgaatggtttggagcaggagttaaAACAAAGCATTAAATAAATCTTTTTAAAACGATGTACAAAAATACTTTCTTGGAAAGATATAGGGACAAGTGATCTAAGTGAGAAATAATTATAAATgtatgtaaatattatatatataaaatattaaagCAGTTATATATAACGGCAGAAATCATTTTACGGACTATCAGCAGTTtagtaaggggtgggaatttATAAGCATGTGCTTCCTTCTGCTCCTTTTCAGacactattattattatgaaatatatttgtgtgaaatatatttaatattgtttgaagattcatgaaaaaataaaaaaacaatatggTATTCGGTTGAACTTTTGTTTTGTATCTGTTCGTATTAAAgatggaaatgaaaataatgaaATGAACAAAGTCATGAATCACACATGATAATTAAACCAATGGTCCCTCTGCAGTGGACAGGTGGATCAAACAGAACAAGATGGACTTCCTGGGGATTCCCTCCTGTGCCGGCTTTGGTCCTCATGCAGAGTCCTACAGGTGTGAATATTTACACATGAATTACAAAAAGTTTACCATTAACTTAAGGTATATTACAAGTTGTTCTTTATGTCTTTTATTATTCCATAGGTTTCTGATTTTCCCCAACATGGGCCAGTCTCTCCACTCTGTCATGGAGGAAGAAGACGAGCTGCTGTCGGAGAAAGCTGTCCTTCAGCTCGCCTGCAGAATAGTGAGTGTGCACTTTTAACTTGACTTTTAATCAAATACCTAAAGTTATCGGGTCACTTCGTGCCCTAATTCTCTTTACATGGACGCCTCACATCTATTACATTAATATCCTTTGGGAACATTAAACTGCTTTTACAGTCGTTTCACATCACAAACCATAACGACATCATTTATACAtctgtttttatttactacatgtTCACTATTGTCCATGTGTTTGTAACCTGTCTTGTATCTTGTTCCGTTTCTGTTTTTTTATCATGATGAAGTCTCTCTCAACGTATCCTGTCATATTGTATCTCCTATCTAAATCATGATCCAGATCTTGAATAAGAACTGTTTTTCTCCCTTGCTTGATAAACGGTAACATTGGTTTCCCCTTGCAGTTAGATGTGCTGCAGTATATCCATTCAAATGAGTACGTTCACGCTGATATAAACGCAGAAAACATATACATCAAACCAGGACAGAAATCACAGGTGAGGACATTTCATTATTCCAACTGTACTCTGTTAGTGTCCATGATTGAAATGCcttttacgtgtgtgtgtgtgtgtgtgtgtgtgtgtgtgtgtgtgtgtgtgtgtgtgtgtgtgtgtgtgtgtgtgtgtgtgtgtgtgtgtgtgtgtgtgtgtgtgtgtgtgtgtgtgtgtgtgtgtgtgtgtgtgtgtgtgtgtgtgtgtgtgtgtgtgtgtgtgtgtgtgtgtgtgtgtgtgtgtgtgtgtgtgtgtgtgtgtgtgtgtgtgtgtgtgtgtgtgtgtgtgtgtgtgtgtgtgtgtgtgtgtgtgtgtgtgtgtgtgtgtgtgtgtgtgtgtgtggttaggtTTACCTGGTAGGATACTGCCATGCCTTCAGATACTGTCCTGGTGATCAACATGTGGAGTACCGTGAGGACAGCCGGACGCCACACGAGGGCAGCGTGGAGTTCATCAGCCTGGACGCTCATAAAGGAGCAGGTCAGTCCCTCCTCTGGACTCCtttcaccagccaatcagacgcCATTTCACTCCACAAGCTGACACTCAACACTCTCAGATGAATTTACATGAGCACCAGCTGCCCTCCTCCCACAGTCCATCTGTCTGCATACACAGGCGTCACATGATAACACTGATCTGATGTTTTTcttttgaatgattgtgattttCTTTTAGTGTGACAGTTCTTTCAACCTTTGGCATGTTTAATATGGAAACCACAATAACTAGGTGTCTCTAAATGTGAGGATTGTTTTGTGGTGTTGATGTTTCAGGGTGAGTGTGAGGGAAAACAGATGTAGTcatcgctgtgtgtgtgtgtttcctctcaGCTCCGTCTCGACGCAGCGACCTGCAGTCTCTGGGTTACTGCATGCTGCACTGGCACACAGGGACGCTGCCATGGA of Pseudochaenichthys georgianus chromosome 3, fPseGeo1.2, whole genome shotgun sequence contains these proteins:
- the vrk3 gene encoding serine/threonine-protein kinase VRK3 isoform X3 — encoded protein: MPFHFCPQCGTKLQTGFRFCPSCGEKIPCIVDESGPVSPVTSLSLSPAKKDEAVVKSFLVSVASGQPTGSTALVTTRPALRKPRNSLRLEKEVTFNISNATPPVLPSTAIKDSGGGLLGTPPKQQSPRPGRGKARRSSPAEQAEEGRSPNNKTSRRAEDLSVHGPLVAVSSPVSSPKSQLKGKSKSKKAKHASAVEPLQEGEEVTDTAGKKWKLVKLLSQSTTELLYEGETGSGNTGLYSNYISVLQIDSRSNSKESNHILKLGAKDGRIFTEQNFLQRAAKPVSVDRWIKQNKMDFLGIPSCAGFGPHAESYRFLIFPNMGQSLHSVMEEEDELLSEKAVLQLACRILDVLQYIHSNEYVHADINAENIYIKPGQKSQVYLVGYCHAFRYCPGDQHVEYREDSRTPHEGSVEFISLDAHKGAAPSRRSDLQSLGYCMLHWHTGTLPWTQITHPDQVATQKQRYMKDVPALLSHCFEKNIISSAFQAYLTNVMALQYTEQPDYSALNAGLSAVLLQLGGAAEQPLSF